The following are encoded together in the Lathyrus oleraceus cultivar Zhongwan6 chromosome 3, CAAS_Psat_ZW6_1.0, whole genome shotgun sequence genome:
- the LOC127129537 gene encoding uncharacterized protein LOC127129537, protein MTTLKVSKDLNKTTLEELITSLRSHQIKMEEDETPKKIKHEDLKRIYVAVSKALSELKKYNPNQKEKLSIIEKDISTLKRIDPEKSKIDEKLANMKITYSKSQGVQLETKHSVPEAIEISKYVDTPIPQKKHRQRTSHFEELILGDKSEPIRTRSSFRFQLDPRESHLTVVKIIFRYLRGITNIGFFYKKSKDYNLVGFCDADYAGDRLERKRTSGSCQFLGENIISWSNKRQSTISLSTAEVEYITASGCIPQIL, encoded by the exons aTGACAACACTAAAGGTGTCCAAGGATCTGAACAAGACTACTCTAGAGGAACTTATAACTTCTTTGAGAAGTCATCAGATCAAGATGGAGGAAGATGAGACTCCGAAAAAGATCAA ACACGAGGATTTGAAAAGAATCTATGTAGCTGTCTCTAAAGCCCTTAGTGAGTTGAAGAAATATAATCCTAATCAGAAAGAGAAGCTTTCTATTATTGAAAAAGATATCTCTACTCTAAAAAGA ATTGATCCTGAAAAGTCAAAGATAGATGAAAAGCTTGCAAATATGAAGATCACATACTCAAAATCTCAGGGTGTTCAACTTGAAACAAAACATTCAGTACCAGAAGCTATTGAAATATCAAAATATGTTGACACACCAATACCTCAAAAGAAGCACAGGCAAAGAACCTCTCACTTTGAAGAACTTATTCTTGGTGACAAGTCAGAACCTATCAGGACAAGATCTTCATTCAG ATTTCAATtagatcctagagaatctcatttaactGTTGTTAAGATAATCTTTAGATATTTGAGAGGTATTACTAACATTGGTTTTTTTTATAAGAAATCAAAAGATTACAACTTAGTAGgtttttgtgatgctgattaTGCTGGAGACAGACTTGAAAGAAAAAGAACCAGTGGAAGTTGTCAGTTTCTAGGTGAAAATATAATCTCATGGTCCAACAAGAGACAATCAACTATTTCATTATCAACAGCAGAAGTTGAATACATTACAGCTTCTGGATGTATCCCTCAGATCCTCTGA